A window from Deltaproteobacteria bacterium RIFCSPHIGHO2_02_FULL_44_16 encodes these proteins:
- a CDS encoding ABC transporter ATP-binding protein has product MALISFQKVCKAFGAKQILVNVDIEILEGETLTIIGGSGTGKSVFLKLLLGVLNPDKGAVFFRGKNVSDMKEKDLIEMRSHMGMLFQGAALFDSLTVGQNVAYPLKVHFDYDDDKVENIVAECLQMVGLPGIEDMMPADLSGGMRKRIGLARAIATHPDVILYDEPTTGLDPANTQRIAKLIRELQQKLSVTSVVVTHDMEFAFSISNRMAMLHQRKFSFVGTVDEARSSLNPVVQNFLQGKMETGDTS; this is encoded by the coding sequence ATGGCTCTCATTTCATTTCAAAAAGTTTGTAAGGCATTTGGTGCAAAACAGATTCTCGTGAACGTCGATATTGAGATCCTAGAGGGAGAGACGCTGACGATTATTGGAGGAAGTGGAACCGGAAAATCGGTCTTTTTGAAACTTCTTCTCGGAGTTTTAAATCCCGATAAGGGAGCTGTTTTTTTTCGAGGGAAAAATGTTTCGGATATGAAGGAAAAGGATTTGATTGAGATGCGAAGCCATATGGGGATGCTCTTTCAGGGAGCGGCGCTTTTTGACTCGCTCACGGTGGGACAAAATGTGGCGTATCCGCTGAAAGTTCATTTTGATTATGATGATGACAAAGTGGAAAACATTGTGGCGGAGTGTCTTCAGATGGTGGGACTCCCCGGAATCGAAGATATGATGCCAGCAGATCTCTCAGGAGGTATGCGCAAACGTATCGGTCTTGCGCGCGCGATTGCGACACATCCTGATGTCATTCTCTATGATGAGCCGACGACAGGACTTGACCCTGCCAATACGCAGAGGATTGCAAAACTGATTCGCGAACTTCAGCAAAAACTTTCAGTGACTTCTGTTGTCGTAACGCATGATATGGAATTCGCCTTTTCGATTTCAAATCGAATGGCAATGCTTCATCAGAGAAAATTTTCCTTTGTCGGAACCGTCGATGAAGCGCGATCGTCTTTAAATCCAGTAGTTCAAAATTTTTTACAAGGAAAGATGGAAACAGGAGATACGTCCTAA
- a CDS encoding EscS/YscS/HrcS family type III secretion system export apparatus protein — protein MEYFVAVAKQTLFLVLILTAPPVLVALIVGLVISILQATTQIQEQTLTFVPKLISIVAVLAIAGPWMLAQLVSFTSAIYESFPTYIK, from the coding sequence ATGGAATATTTCGTCGCGGTTGCGAAGCAGACTCTTTTTTTGGTGTTAATCCTCACCGCTCCTCCTGTTCTTGTGGCGTTAATTGTCGGGCTTGTGATCAGCATTCTTCAGGCGACCACGCAGATTCAAGAACAAACGCTTACGTTTGTCCCAAAGCTTATCTCGATTGTGGCAGTACTTGCTATTGCAGGACCATGGATGCTTGCTCAGTTGGTGTCATTTACGTCCGCCATTTATGAATCCTTTCCAACGTATATTAAATAA
- a CDS encoding malate dehydrogenase — MARKKVTVVGGGFVGSTTAQRIAEAKLADVVLVDILEGMPQGKALDMAQSAPLMGFDSTVIGTNDYADTKESDIVVITAGLARKPGMTRDDLLLKNAEIVSGVVEQTIRYSPHAIFLVVSNPLDVMTYLTWKKSQLPTHRVLGMAGVLDSARYRTFIAMELDVSVKDVQAMVLGGHGDTMVPLPRYSTVAGIPITELISPERIHAINERTTNGGAEIVQLLKTGSAYYATSAAVLEMVQSILRDERRILPCCVYLAGQYGIKNLYCGVPAILDHTGVKEVIELQLTGDELAMLKRSASSIREQVGKLQL, encoded by the coding sequence ATGGCACGGAAAAAAGTGACAGTCGTTGGTGGTGGTTTTGTCGGATCGACAACAGCACAGCGTATCGCGGAAGCGAAACTTGCTGATGTCGTGCTTGTCGATATCCTCGAAGGAATGCCGCAGGGCAAAGCGCTTGATATGGCTCAGTCAGCACCACTGATGGGATTTGATTCTACGGTCATTGGAACAAACGATTATGCGGATACGAAAGAGAGTGACATTGTGGTGATTACTGCAGGACTTGCGCGTAAGCCCGGTATGACACGCGATGATTTACTTTTAAAAAATGCAGAAATTGTTTCAGGAGTGGTGGAACAAACAATTCGATATTCTCCTCATGCGATTTTTCTTGTGGTGAGTAATCCTCTCGATGTCATGACCTATTTGACCTGGAAAAAATCTCAGTTACCAACGCATCGCGTGCTTGGCATGGCAGGCGTGCTCGACTCTGCGCGATATCGCACGTTCATTGCGATGGAACTCGATGTTTCTGTGAAAGATGTTCAGGCCATGGTGCTTGGCGGTCATGGCGATACCATGGTTCCGCTTCCACGTTATTCAACAGTTGCAGGAATTCCGATTACAGAACTTATTTCTCCAGAACGGATTCACGCGATCAACGAACGCACCACAAATGGTGGAGCAGAAATTGTGCAACTTTTAAAAACAGGAAGTGCGTACTATGCTACTTCTGCGGCAGTGCTTGAAATGGTGCAAAGTATATTGCGCGATGAGCGAAGAATCCTTCCTTGCTGTGTCTATCTTGCAGGTCAATATGGCATCAAAAATCTTTACTGCGGTGTTCCTGCTATTCTTGATCACACGGGTGTTAAAGAGGTGATTGAGCTGCAACTCACGGGTGATGAGCTTGCGATGCTCAAACGTTCGGCGAGTTCGATTCGTGAGCAGGTAGGAAAACTCCAGCTTTGA
- a CDS encoding SpoVR family protein, with product MKKYQTQLGPELTSWQKKIEAHARDYGLDFFDVIFEVVDWKQLNEIAAFGGFPNRYPHWRFGMEYEELSKSYAYGLSKIYEMVINNDPCYAYLLYSNALVDQKLVMGHVYAHCDFFKNNVYFSHTNRKMMDEMANHKTRVMRSIDRHGYNTVEEFIDCCLSLDSLIDFHAPAIRRRRAPEIETSEKNPEVAQPYRLKAVRPYLEKYVNPQSFLDEQQKQIVEDQQRVHHIPENPERDVMLFLLEYAPLDRWQRDILSMIREEAYYFAPQGQTKILNEGFASYWHSKLMTEKLLTDDEVIDYADHHSGTVCMQPGKLNPYKLGIELLRDVEERWNKGRFGKEYEECTNMVEKRKWDKKLGLGREKIFEVRRLHNDITFIDTFLTPEFCAKQKFFTFAFNVTADQYEIASREFEKIKQQLLFQLTNFGKPMMEVVDGNYKNRAELLLRHVHEGIDLRVDYAQETMKALFRIWQRPINVETIADGVHKILSFDGTSHTESRL from the coding sequence ATGAAAAAATATCAAACCCAACTCGGACCTGAATTGACTTCCTGGCAAAAAAAAATCGAAGCACATGCTCGCGATTATGGCCTCGATTTTTTTGATGTCATCTTTGAAGTTGTAGATTGGAAACAGTTAAATGAGATTGCGGCGTTTGGTGGCTTCCCCAATCGTTATCCGCATTGGCGATTTGGAATGGAATATGAAGAACTCTCCAAAAGTTATGCGTATGGACTTTCAAAAATCTATGAAATGGTGATCAATAACGATCCTTGTTATGCCTATCTGCTTTATTCAAACGCTCTCGTGGATCAGAAATTAGTGATGGGGCATGTCTACGCTCACTGTGATTTTTTCAAGAATAACGTTTATTTTTCTCACACCAATCGCAAGATGATGGATGAGATGGCGAACCATAAGACGCGCGTCATGCGTTCGATTGATCGTCATGGCTATAACACGGTTGAGGAATTTATCGACTGTTGTCTCTCTCTCGATTCGCTCATCGATTTTCATGCTCCTGCTATACGTCGTCGTCGAGCTCCCGAAATTGAAACCAGCGAAAAAAACCCAGAAGTGGCGCAGCCATATCGACTGAAAGCGGTACGCCCTTATCTTGAAAAATATGTAAATCCCCAATCATTTTTAGATGAGCAGCAAAAACAAATCGTGGAAGATCAACAACGAGTCCATCATATTCCCGAAAATCCGGAGCGCGATGTGATGCTGTTTTTGCTGGAGTATGCACCTCTTGATCGCTGGCAAAGAGATATTCTTTCGATGATACGCGAAGAGGCCTATTATTTTGCACCACAAGGTCAGACGAAAATTTTGAATGAAGGATTTGCGAGTTATTGGCATAGCAAGTTGATGACGGAAAAATTGCTGACGGATGACGAAGTCATCGATTATGCGGATCATCACTCGGGCACTGTCTGCATGCAGCCCGGGAAACTCAATCCTTATAAGCTTGGCATCGAGCTTCTTCGCGATGTTGAAGAGAGATGGAATAAAGGACGGTTTGGAAAAGAATATGAAGAATGTACCAATATGGTGGAGAAGAGGAAATGGGATAAAAAACTTGGATTGGGACGAGAAAAAATTTTTGAAGTGAGACGACTTCATAATGACATTACCTTTATTGATACTTTTCTTACTCCGGAGTTTTGTGCAAAACAGAAGTTTTTTACGTTTGCGTTCAATGTTACGGCGGATCAGTATGAAATTGCGAGTCGTGAATTTGAAAAAATCAAACAACAACTTCTTTTTCAACTGACCAATTTTGGAAAACCGATGATGGAAGTTGTCGATGGCAATTATAAAAATCGCGCTGAACTTTTGCTTCGTCATGTGCATGAAGGCATTGATCTGCGTGTCGACTATGCTCAAGAAACGATGAAAGCACTTTTTCGCATTTGGCAGCGGCCAATCAATGTTGAAACCATCGCTGATGGAGTTCATAAGATTTTAAGTTTTGATGGAACCTCTCATACCGAATCACGCCTGTAA
- a CDS encoding serine protein kinase, which yields MGLESERRNLMDMVTSLHDVHGYQELNWEGNFAEYLRIVEKNPAVARTAFQRVYDMIIREGFEEYTEHKKKIVHYKFFEDPLDKGKDALFGLDLPLMKLVNIFQAAARRYGPEKRIILLHGPVGGAKSTIARLIKKGLEHYSRTPEGALYTFSWVRGGTKGLDAVFGNADEITCPMHEEPLRLIPLNVREKVLAELNKVLPHEQQIYVEGDLCPSCRFIYRELSRHYNGNLGDLMNHIRVRRILLSEKDRIGIGTFQPKDEKNQDSTELTGDINYRKIAEYGSDSDPRAFNFDGEFNIANRGIIEFIEVLKLDVAFLYDLLGASQEHKVKPKKFAQTDIDEVILGHTNEAEYRKLLNNEYMEALRDRTVKVDIPYITKLHEEVKVYEKDYGATKVRGKHIAPHTIETAAMWAILTRLEEPKKANLTLMQKLRLYGGKTLPGFTEDNVKELRKEAMREGLDGISPRYIQDKLSNALVADIGGGCVNPFMVMNELESGLKHHSLLKNEEQRKRYRELLAVVKEEYEDIVKNEVQRAISADEDAISRVCGNYIDNLKAYTQREKVRNPYTGQDEEPDERLMRSIEEKIDIPESRKDDFRREIMNYIGALSLEGKKFNYKTNERLHKALELKLFEDQKDSIKLTSLVSSVVDKETQEKIDVVKSRLVKNYGYCNTCATDVLNFVASIFARGDVKERKPMA from the coding sequence ATGGGACTTGAATCCGAACGACGTAACTTGATGGATATGGTCACAAGTCTTCACGACGTTCACGGATATCAGGAACTCAACTGGGAAGGAAATTTTGCTGAATATCTCCGTATCGTCGAAAAAAATCCTGCCGTTGCTCGCACTGCCTTTCAACGCGTTTACGATATGATCATCCGTGAAGGGTTTGAAGAATACACCGAACATAAAAAGAAAATCGTTCATTATAAATTTTTCGAAGATCCACTTGATAAAGGAAAGGATGCTCTTTTTGGACTCGATCTTCCGCTGATGAAGCTCGTGAATATTTTTCAAGCTGCGGCACGTCGATATGGTCCTGAAAAGCGTATTATTCTTTTGCATGGTCCGGTGGGAGGAGCGAAATCAACGATTGCGCGTCTCATTAAAAAAGGTTTGGAACACTATTCTCGCACACCCGAGGGGGCCCTTTATACTTTTTCGTGGGTACGCGGAGGAACCAAGGGACTCGACGCTGTTTTTGGCAATGCGGATGAAATTACCTGCCCGATGCACGAAGAACCGCTTCGCCTGATTCCTTTGAATGTTCGGGAAAAAGTTTTGGCGGAACTCAATAAAGTATTACCTCATGAGCAACAGATTTATGTCGAAGGAGATCTTTGTCCCAGTTGTCGTTTTATCTATCGTGAACTGAGCCGTCATTATAATGGAAACCTTGGCGATTTGATGAATCACATTCGCGTCAGACGCATTCTTCTTTCGGAAAAAGATCGCATTGGGATTGGAACCTTTCAACCGAAAGACGAAAAGAATCAAGATTCCACAGAGCTGACGGGAGATATTAATTATCGCAAGATTGCAGAATATGGTTCTGATTCAGATCCGCGCGCCTTTAACTTTGATGGCGAATTTAATATTGCGAATCGCGGCATCATTGAATTCATCGAAGTGCTGAAGCTCGACGTTGCCTTTCTGTATGATCTGCTTGGCGCATCTCAAGAGCATAAAGTAAAACCGAAAAAATTTGCGCAAACCGATATTGATGAAGTGATCCTCGGACACACGAACGAAGCTGAATATCGAAAGCTGCTCAATAATGAATATATGGAAGCACTTCGCGATCGTACGGTCAAAGTGGACATTCCTTATATTACAAAATTGCACGAAGAGGTGAAAGTCTACGAAAAAGATTATGGTGCAACCAAAGTCAGAGGAAAACACATTGCGCCACACACCATTGAAACTGCAGCCATGTGGGCTATCCTTACGCGCCTTGAAGAACCGAAGAAAGCGAATCTGACCCTCATGCAAAAGTTGCGACTCTATGGTGGAAAAACGCTTCCCGGATTTACAGAAGATAATGTGAAAGAGCTTCGCAAAGAAGCGATGCGTGAAGGGCTTGATGGTATTTCACCGCGTTATATTCAGGACAAACTTTCGAATGCGCTTGTGGCTGATATTGGCGGCGGATGTGTGAATCCCTTTATGGTCATGAACGAACTTGAAAGTGGACTGAAGCATCATTCACTTTTGAAAAATGAAGAACAGCGAAAGCGATATCGTGAACTCCTCGCTGTCGTCAAAGAAGAATATGAAGATATTGTGAAAAATGAAGTACAGAGAGCTATTTCAGCCGATGAAGATGCAATTTCGCGTGTCTGCGGAAATTACATTGATAATCTCAAAGCTTACACACAGCGGGAAAAAGTGAGGAATCCGTATACGGGTCAGGATGAAGAGCCAGATGAACGCCTCATGCGGTCTATCGAAGAGAAGATCGATATTCCGGAAAGCAGAAAAGATGATTTTCGTCGCGAGATTATGAATTATATTGGAGCGCTTTCACTCGAAGGAAAAAAGTTTAATTATAAAACCAATGAACGACTTCACAAAGCCCTTGAGCTTAAACTTTTCGAGGATCAAAAAGATTCTATTAAGCTGACAAGTCTTGTTTCAAGTGTGGTGGATAAAGAAACGCAAGAAAAAATCGATGTGGTCAAAAGTCGGCTCGTGAAAAATTACGGTTACTGCAACACCTGTGCGACAGACGTGCTGAATTTTGTAGCTTCCATTTTTGCTCGAGGGGATGTGAAGGAGAGAAAACCGATGGCATAG
- a CDS encoding tyrosine phenol-lyase: MEKRSWAEPYKIKTVELLKMTTREERQAALIAAGYNTFLLHSENVYIDLLTDSGTNAMSDAQWAGMMLGDEAYAGSKNFYRLEEKVQKYYGYKYFIPTHQGRGAEHLISKILIKPGDIIPGNMYFTTTRLHQELAGGTFVDVIIDEAHNPESTYPFKGNVDLKKLTNLIEKFGAQKIPYITIAGTVNMAGGQPISMSNMREVRALLKPHNIKIVFDATRAMENAFFIQQREEGYRDKTLAQILKEMCSYTDVATMSAKKDLLVNIGGFLALNDEEVFEEARNLVVVYEGLHTYGGLAGRDMEAMAIGIEEAIDESHMRARIGQVEYVGNKLLELGIPVVKPIGGHAVFLDAKKFLPHIPQDEFPAQTLAAELYLDSGIRTMERGVVSAGRNKETGKHNYPALELVRLTFPRRVYTQAHCDVTVEAIAAVYKNRNQIRGLKMVYEPKYLRFFQARFEPLGIIKS, from the coding sequence ATGGAAAAACGATCCTGGGCTGAACCCTATAAAATTAAAACCGTTGAACTGTTAAAGATGACAACGCGTGAGGAACGTCAAGCTGCGCTTATTGCAGCGGGCTATAATACGTTTCTTCTTCACTCAGAGAATGTCTATATCGATCTCCTGACTGATAGTGGAACCAATGCGATGAGCGACGCCCAGTGGGCGGGGATGATGCTTGGAGACGAAGCCTATGCCGGTAGTAAAAATTTCTATAGGCTCGAGGAAAAAGTTCAGAAATATTATGGTTATAAATATTTTATTCCAACCCATCAGGGACGAGGTGCGGAACATCTCATTTCAAAAATTCTCATTAAACCTGGAGATATCATCCCCGGGAATATGTATTTCACGACCACGCGGCTTCATCAGGAATTAGCAGGTGGAACGTTTGTTGATGTGATTATCGACGAAGCGCACAATCCTGAAAGTACATATCCTTTTAAGGGGAATGTTGATCTGAAAAAACTTACGAACTTGATTGAAAAGTTTGGCGCTCAAAAAATTCCTTACATCACGATTGCTGGAACCGTGAATATGGCGGGTGGCCAGCCGATTTCCATGAGTAACATGCGAGAAGTGCGTGCACTTCTGAAACCACACAACATCAAGATTGTCTTTGATGCTACACGCGCGATGGAGAATGCTTTTTTTATTCAACAACGTGAAGAGGGATATCGGGATAAAACTTTGGCGCAGATTCTCAAAGAGATGTGTTCCTATACCGATGTGGCAACGATGAGTGCAAAGAAAGATCTGCTCGTGAATATTGGTGGCTTTCTTGCTTTGAATGACGAGGAAGTTTTTGAAGAGGCGAGAAATTTAGTTGTGGTCTATGAAGGACTTCATACCTATGGGGGGCTCGCTGGTCGTGATATGGAAGCCATGGCGATCGGCATTGAAGAGGCGATCGATGAATCGCACATGCGCGCACGCATTGGCCAAGTGGAATATGTGGGAAATAAACTTTTAGAACTTGGCATTCCTGTGGTGAAACCGATTGGGGGGCATGCTGTTTTTCTCGACGCAAAGAAATTTCTTCCGCACATTCCGCAAGATGAATTTCCTGCGCAAACGCTTGCTGCAGAGTTGTATCTCGATTCTGGAATTCGCACGATGGAACGTGGCGTTGTTTCTGCGGGGCGCAATAAAGAAACGGGGAAACATAATTATCCAGCACTTGAACTTGTGCGGCTCACTTTCCCCCGCCGCGTGTATACGCAAGCCCACTGCGATGTCACCGTCGAAGCAATCGCTGCGGTATATAAAAACAGGAATCAGATCCGCGGGCTCAAAATGGTCTATGAACCAAAATATCTCCGTTTTTTCCAGGCGCGATTCGAGCCCCTTGGGATCATTAAATCTTAA
- a CDS encoding pyrroline-5-carboxylate reductase, giving the protein MKNRYIVGVLGAGNMGEALIKGLLRSQLVRSYEIIASARRTKRLKLLETTYGIHTTPDNVSLVESAHTLILGIKPQDMKAVAAEIAKKLTADHVVISIAAGVDLAKLKTLFGNKAKLVRVMPNLPALIDAGVSAICCAKEMPERDRRFAHQIFQAVGQTIDIRNEKLMDVITALSGTGPAYFFAMMEAMRDAAEKLGLDPKLALRMTVQTALGAAAIAAQDGADPEKLRERVTSKKGTTWAAMKVFENRQFWKTIEEAMKAAVQRSKELRSTKE; this is encoded by the coding sequence ATGAAAAATCGATACATCGTCGGTGTGCTTGGCGCTGGAAATATGGGCGAAGCGCTCATAAAGGGACTTCTTCGATCACAACTTGTACGTTCCTATGAAATCATTGCCTCAGCCCGCAGAACGAAACGTCTCAAACTCCTGGAAACAACCTACGGCATTCACACGACACCCGATAATGTCTCCCTTGTCGAAAGCGCTCATACGTTAATCCTCGGAATCAAACCGCAGGACATGAAAGCCGTCGCCGCGGAAATTGCCAAGAAACTCACGGCTGATCATGTCGTGATCTCCATCGCAGCAGGGGTCGATCTCGCAAAGCTCAAAACACTTTTTGGAAACAAAGCAAAACTTGTTCGCGTCATGCCAAATCTTCCAGCGCTCATCGATGCTGGTGTCAGTGCTATTTGTTGCGCAAAGGAGATGCCAGAACGTGATCGACGTTTTGCCCATCAAATTTTTCAAGCTGTCGGCCAGACCATCGACATTCGAAATGAAAAACTTATGGATGTGATTACTGCACTTTCGGGAACTGGTCCCGCTTATTTCTTCGCGATGATGGAAGCGATGCGCGATGCAGCGGAAAAACTGGGACTCGATCCAAAACTCGCACTTCGGATGACAGTCCAAACAGCGCTTGGGGCAGCAGCAATTGCAGCTCAAGACGGCGCTGATCCAGAAAAACTTCGCGAACGGGTGACTTCAAAAAAAGGGACCACGTGGGCAGCAATGAAAGTTTTCGAAAACCGTCAATTTTGGAAGACAATCGAAGAAGCCATGAAGGCAGCAGTGCAACGCTCAAAAGAGCTCAGAAGTACAAAGGAGTAA
- a CDS encoding EscR/YscR/HrcR family type III secretion system export apparatus protein, translating to MTSKINRNKIFLGSSSLLVGLLLSVSAFAQAGSVGVSRPLVLLIALAAISLVPFLVMMITSFVKIAVVLALIRNALGTQQVPPNIIITGLAMILTIYIMVPVGNDVYRAAESVIQQGTNQPLLSQASIELLKQGAERGKEPVRAFLLKHVHDKERALFYNLALKLRTNEEDRKNITDQDFMNLIPGFVISELSEAFQIGFILFLPFLVIDLVIANILLSLGMFQISPVTISLPFKLLLFVLVNGWHIISKGLILGYV from the coding sequence ATGACATCGAAGATCAACCGAAATAAAATATTTCTGGGAAGTAGTAGTCTTTTGGTGGGACTGCTTTTGTCTGTTTCTGCTTTTGCGCAAGCGGGAAGCGTTGGCGTTTCGAGGCCGCTCGTTCTCCTTATTGCACTTGCGGCTATTTCACTTGTTCCTTTTCTGGTGATGATGATCACCTCCTTTGTCAAGATTGCAGTGGTGCTCGCGCTCATTCGCAATGCCTTAGGTACTCAGCAAGTGCCGCCAAATATCATTATTACGGGGCTCGCCATGATTCTCACGATCTATATTATGGTTCCCGTGGGGAATGATGTCTATCGTGCGGCAGAGTCGGTCATTCAGCAGGGAACAAACCAGCCACTTCTTTCTCAAGCTTCGATTGAATTATTAAAACAGGGAGCTGAACGGGGGAAAGAACCGGTGCGAGCTTTTCTTCTGAAACATGTTCACGATAAAGAACGCGCCCTTTTTTATAATCTGGCGTTGAAACTTCGCACGAATGAAGAAGATCGCAAAAATATTACGGATCAGGATTTTATGAATCTGATTCCTGGTTTTGTGATTAGCGAGCTTTCAGAAGCTTTTCAGATTGGCTTCATTCTTTTTCTTCCATTTCTCGTGATCGATCTCGTGATTGCGAATATTCTTCTTTCGCTCGGTATGTTCCAAATTTCTCCCGTCACGATTTCACTTCCGTTTAAATTATTACTCTTTGTTCTGGTGAACGGATGGCATATCATCTCAAAAGGGCTTATCTTAGGGTACGTCTAA
- a CDS encoding DNA ligase (NAD(+)) LigA — translation MKKSDFQKMSVEALEAEVRRHNELYFLQHAPEISDELFDQLVEILRKKKPDSFVLTELISDVREEGKKVKHAAPMLSLDKCYDEASLLSWASKFEGDVLGMPKIDGCAVSLHYDQSGKLSRAATRGSGIEGEDITANVHAVDSIPKQLKIQNVEVRGEVYMPLSIFLKYRETFANPRNLAAGAIKQKDPKKTGAYSLSFFAFDLLGTQAMSEVEKRETLQQQKIPALEWKLLKRDEMGFYFAHILKKRAALDFETDGVVFKVNLLSEQKRLGNTAHHPRYALAYKFQGDADTTLLLDVEWSVSRTGAITPVGIVEPVKLSGAIVKRTSLHNVGRMEKFGVTKGATVLMMRRGGVIPHLESVIEQGNEKIETPKVCPSCGSPTKRVDDFLYCTNPKRCVKSKVGEFAHFVKALEIDGFGEKLLEQLYEQGLVTDISEFYELTFDELLQLKRMGETLATKLLRHIQEKRKLSLETFLQSLGIREVGRQAAKLLVEYGDGEKIRSATEEELATLHGIGPVMAHEIVRGLKKKRKTIERLLKHVRLTHQPSTKKGPLSGKSFLFTGTLASMQRKEAEDRVEASGGVMAQSVTKYLDYLVVGDEGGAGSKLTKAEQLVKKGGKVKIISEKEFLKIITI, via the coding sequence ATGAAAAAATCTGATTTTCAAAAAATGTCGGTGGAAGCACTCGAAGCCGAAGTGCGCCGACATAACGAACTTTATTTTCTCCAGCATGCTCCAGAAATTTCGGATGAACTGTTTGATCAATTAGTCGAAATACTTCGAAAGAAAAAACCAGATTCATTTGTGCTCACAGAACTTATTTCTGATGTGCGTGAAGAAGGAAAAAAAGTAAAGCACGCAGCGCCGATGTTGTCGCTGGATAAATGTTACGATGAAGCTTCGCTTCTCTCGTGGGCATCAAAGTTTGAAGGAGATGTTTTGGGAATGCCGAAAATTGATGGATGCGCGGTTTCCCTTCATTATGATCAGAGCGGAAAACTTTCACGCGCCGCAACACGCGGGAGTGGCATTGAAGGCGAAGATATTACGGCCAATGTCCACGCTGTTGATTCTATTCCGAAACAACTGAAGATTCAGAATGTTGAAGTAAGGGGAGAAGTGTACATGCCTCTTTCGATTTTTCTCAAGTATCGTGAAACCTTTGCCAATCCTCGCAATCTCGCAGCGGGAGCGATCAAGCAAAAAGATCCGAAGAAAACGGGCGCATATTCTCTTTCCTTTTTCGCGTTTGATCTTCTGGGGACTCAGGCGATGTCAGAAGTTGAAAAGCGTGAAACGCTTCAGCAACAAAAAATTCCGGCGCTGGAATGGAAACTTCTGAAGAGAGATGAGATGGGATTCTATTTTGCTCACATCTTGAAAAAGCGCGCAGCGCTTGATTTTGAAACCGATGGTGTTGTGTTTAAAGTCAATCTTCTCTCAGAGCAAAAGAGGCTCGGCAACACAGCGCATCATCCTCGTTATGCGCTTGCCTATAAATTTCAAGGAGACGCGGATACGACACTTCTTCTCGATGTGGAGTGGAGTGTGTCGAGAACGGGTGCGATTACGCCGGTCGGAATTGTTGAACCGGTGAAGCTTTCCGGGGCGATCGTGAAGCGAACATCACTTCATAATGTGGGAAGGATGGAAAAGTTTGGCGTCACGAAAGGGGCAACTGTGTTGATGATGCGTCGTGGCGGCGTTATTCCGCATCTTGAATCGGTTATTGAACAGGGCAATGAAAAAATAGAAACGCCGAAGGTGTGCCCATCATGTGGTTCTCCGACAAAAAGAGTCGATGATTTTCTTTACTGCACCAATCCAAAAAGATGTGTGAAGAGTAAAGTCGGCGAATTCGCTCATTTTGTGAAAGCGCTTGAGATCGATGGTTTTGGTGAAAAACTTTTAGAGCAACTGTATGAACAAGGCCTCGTGACAGATATTTCTGAGTTTTATGAGTTGACGTTCGATGAACTGCTTCAGCTTAAGCGCATGGGAGAGACGTTAGCAACAAAGCTGCTTCGCCATATTCAGGAAAAGCGAAAGCTTTCTCTTGAAACTTTTTTGCAGAGTTTAGGCATTCGAGAAGTGGGGAGACAGGCTGCAAAACTTCTCGTTGAGTATGGTGATGGAGAAAAAATTCGCTCTGCTACAGAGGAAGAACTGGCAACACTTCATGGCATTGGACCGGTGATGGCGCATGAAATTGTGAGAGGCTTGAAGAAAAAAAGAAAAACAATTGAGCGCTTACTCAAGCATGTTCGTCTTACGCATCAACCATCCACAAAAAAAGGTCCGCTTTCGGGAAAAAGTTTTCTTTTTACCGGAACGCTTGCATCGATGCAGCGTAAAGAGGCGGAAGATCGCGTCGAAGCGTCCGGTGGAGTCATGGCACAATCAGTAACCAAATATCTCGATTATTTAGTTGTCGGAGATGAAGGTGGCGCTGGATCAAAGCTTACCAAAGCAGAGCAACTTGTAAAAAAAGGTGGAAAAGTCAAAATTATCTCGGAGAAAGAATTTTTGAAGATTATAACTATTTGA